The proteins below are encoded in one region of Telopea speciosissima isolate NSW1024214 ecotype Mountain lineage chromosome 10, Tspe_v1, whole genome shotgun sequence:
- the LOC122644258 gene encoding ADP-ribosylation factor-like protein 5 yields the protein MGGFISRFWFMLFPAKEYKIVVVGLDNAGKTTTLYKLHLGEVVTTHPTVGSNVEELVYKNIRFEVWDLGGQERLRTSWATYYRGTHAVIAVIDSADRARINIMKDELFRLLQHEDLEHSVILVFANKQDLKDAMSPAEITDNLALHSIKNHDWHIQACSALTGEGLYDGLGWVAQHVTGKDTS from the exons ATGGGTGGCTTTATATCAAGATTTTGGTTTATGTTGTTTCCGGCGAAGGAGTATAAGATAGTGGTTGTTGGATTAGATAACGCTGGCAAGACAACTACCCTTTATAAATTGCACTTGGGAGAAGTTGTCACTACACATCCCACGGTTGGGAGTAATGTTGAAGAGCTTGTGTACAAAAACATTCGGTTCGAG GTCTGGGATCTTGGTGGGCAAGAACGGTTAAGGACGTCATGGGCAACATACTATCGTGGAACTCATGCCGTCATAGCAGTGATAGACAGCGCCGACCGCGCAAGGATCAATATTATGAAGGATGAACTCTTTCGATTGTTACAACATGAGGATCTTGAACATTCAGTCATTCTTGTTTTTGCAAACAAGCAAGACCTCAAGGATGCCATGTCCCCAGCCGAGATCACCGACAACCTTGCACTTCATAGTATCAAGAATCATGACTGGCATATCCAAGCTTGCTCTGCCCTCACAGGAGAAGGGTTATATGATGGTTTGGGGTGGGTAGCACAACATGTAACTGGCAAGGATACGAGTTAA
- the LOC122644260 gene encoding guanine nucleotide-binding protein subunit gamma 1-like isoform X2 — protein MQEVESETGSSVDLQVSAVPAADTRGKHRILAELKRLEQETRFLEQELEELEKTEKVSAACQELLLNVGTKPDPLLPETVGPTNPTWDRWFEGPQESQGCNCWIL, from the exons ATGCAGGAAGTGGAGTCCGAAACCGGGTCGTCTGTGGATCTCCAGGTTTCTGCGGTGCCAGCAGCTGATACGCGGGGTAAGCATCGGATTCTCGCCGAACTGAAGCGACTTGAGCAGGAAACTAGATTCTTAGAG CAAGAACTGGAAGAGCTTGAGAAAACAGAGAAAGTATCAGCTGCATGCCAGGA ATTGTTGCTCAATGTAGGAACCAAACCGGATCCACTATTACCAGA AACTGTTGGCCCTACCAACCCAACCTGGGATAGATggtttgaaggcccacaagaaTCACAAGGTTGCAACTGCTGGATACTCTGA
- the LOC122644260 gene encoding guanine nucleotide-binding protein subunit gamma 1-like isoform X1 translates to MQEVESETGSSVDLQVSAVPAADTRGKHRILAELKRLEQETRFLEQELEELEKTEKVSAACQEDSEFHLVSTRLLLNVGTKPDPLLPETVGPTNPTWDRWFEGPQESQGCNCWIL, encoded by the exons ATGCAGGAAGTGGAGTCCGAAACCGGGTCGTCTGTGGATCTCCAGGTTTCTGCGGTGCCAGCAGCTGATACGCGGGGTAAGCATCGGATTCTCGCCGAACTGAAGCGACTTGAGCAGGAAACTAGATTCTTAGAG CAAGAACTGGAAGAGCTTGAGAAAACAGAGAAAGTATCAGCTGCATGCCAGGA GGATTCTGAATTTCATTTGGTGTCCACCAGATTGTTGCTCAATGTAGGAACCAAACCGGATCCACTATTACCAGA AACTGTTGGCCCTACCAACCCAACCTGGGATAGATggtttgaaggcccacaagaaTCACAAGGTTGCAACTGCTGGATACTCTGA
- the LOC122644257 gene encoding 2-methyl-6-phytyl-1,4-hydroquinone methyltransferase, chloroplastic-like codes for MASSMLSGSEKLTFTRGLTPNPYGLSFLGSDFNGKSVPKVGLLSYARNSKAQTLAPKCSLSSARPDSQPRFIQHKKEAFWFYRFLSIIYDHVINPGHWTEDMRDEALEPADLYDRNMIVLDVGGGTGFTTLGIVKHVDAKNVTILDQSPHQLAKAKQKEPLKDCKIIEGDAEDLPFPTDYADRYVSAGSIEYWPDPQRGIREAYRVLKLGGKACVIGPVYPTYWLSRFFADVWMLFPKEEEYIEWFKNAGFKDVQLKRIGPKWYRGVRRHGLIMGCSVTGVKPASGDSPLQLGPMKEDVKEPVNPFVFFLRLILGALAATYYVLVPVYMWLKDQIVPKGRPI; via the exons ATGGCTTCTTCAATGCTCAGCGGAAGTGAAAAGCTCACCTTTACCAGAGGTCTAACTCCAAATCCATATGGGTTAAGCTTTCTAGGTTCTGATTTTAATGGGAAGTCTGTTCCCAAGGTTGGATTGTTGTCTTATGCTAGGAATTCCAAAGCTCAAACCCTAGCACCCAAATGCAGTTTATCGTCGGCAAGGCCAGATTCTCAGCCGAGGTTTATACAACACAAAAAGGAGGCATTTTGGTTCTACAGGTTCCTCTCTATAATCTATGACCACGTCATAAACCCTGGACACTGGACTGAGGACATGAGGGATGAAGCCCTTGAGCCTGCGGATCTCTATGACCGGAATATGATAGTGTTGGATGTTGGGGGTGGAACTGGGTTCACTACTTTGGGTATTGTTAAGCATGTAGATGCTAAAAATGTCACAATTCTTGACCAATCTCCTCACCAGCTTGCCAAGGCAAAGCAGAAGGAGCCCTTGAAGGACTGCAAAATCATTGAAGGTGATGCTGAAGATCTTCCCTTCCCCACGGATTATGCTGATAGATATGTATCTGCAGGAAG TATCGAATATTGGCCAGACCCACAGCGTGGTATCAGGGAAGCATATAGGGTCTTGAAACTTGGTGGAAAAGCCTGTGTTATTGGCCCTGTGTATCCAACATATTGGTTATCTCGTTTTTTTGCGGATGTGTGGATGCTTTTCCCAAAGGAGGAAGAGTACATTGAATGGTTTAAAAATGCTGGTTTTAAAGATGTTCAACTGAAAAGAATCGGACCAAAATGGTACAGGGGAGTCCGTCGGCATGGATTGATCATGGGATGCTCTGTAACAGGAGTGAAACCAGCATCAGGAGACTCACCCCTACag CTCGGCCCGATGAAAGAAGATGTAAAGGAGCCTGTCAATCCTTTTGTGTTCTTTCTGCGTTTGATTCTTGGTGCTTTGGCAGCAACATACTATGTTCTGGTACCTGTTTACATGTGGCTCAAGGATCAGATTGTTCCCAAAGGTAGGCCAATCTGA